From the Bacillus alveayuensis genome, the window GAAGTATGGATCCGACCGCCGGATTCCGTTTCCGGAACGCGCTGAACACGGTGAGCACCGCTCTCATATTTCAACCGTGAATACGCACCTTTACCAGTTATCATGAAAATGATTTCTTTATATCCACCCGTACCTGTGCTGTTCGCCTCCATCACTTCTGTTTTCCAGCCCTTATCTTCAGCATAACGGCTATACATGCGATATAAATCTGCAGCAAATAATGCAGCCTCTTCCCCGCCTGCAGCACCACGGATTTCCATGATGACGTTTTTATCATCATTTGGATCTTTCGGGAGCAGTAATACTTTTAAACGCTCTACTAATTCTTCTTCTCGTTTTTGTAAATCAGCGAGCTCCTCTTTGACCATTTCCCGCATTTCTGCATCAAGTTTTTCTTCTAGCATCGCTTTCGCATCATCAATCTGCTCTTTCACAGATTTATACTCTCTGTATACTTCAACCGTTTCTTGTAATTCAGATTGTTCCTTTGAATATTCACGAAGCTTTTTCGGATCATTTACCACATCTGGATCCATTAAAAGCTGATTTAATTTTTCGTAGCGTTCTTCGACTGCTTGTAAACGATCTAACACGAGCCTTCACCTCAAATTTAATCCATAACATGATAATTATAGTATAGGGGAGGAAAACCGTCAAAAGCAAATGAAGTTCGTTTATTGTGAAAGGCTCTTTTCGCAAAGATTGTTGCTTTACTATAGCTTTTCGACTGTCTGAAGCAAGTGACACGCTTGCTATGTCAAGCTTGTGAAAAGAGAAAAAATTTTTTCAAACAAGCCCATCCCCTCCTATATTGTCAAATGAGATGGTGATGTCGATTATCCATGAATCTTTTCCGAACATTACTTTCTTTGGCGAATGGCCACTTGTTTTGTCAAACAGGAAGGGACAAATTGATTGGTCACGAATATGATTACTTAAATGTTAAGATCAAAGGAGGATATGTAGATGAACACTACAACAGCTGCCAAAAAAATAGGAGTGTCGCCAAAAACTGTGCAACGCTGGGTTAAGCAGCTCAAGCTTCCAATGGTGCGGAATGAACTCGGACACTACATTTTTGCCGAGGAAGATATCGAATTACTAAAAGATATTCATAAGCAAATTCAAAATGGTGTATCGATGAAAGATCTAACCGTCAACGTTCCAATGAAAAAAGAACATGGTAATGAAAATCTTAAACGGTTTTCATCTGATGACACGGAGAAAATTTGGTCAAAATTACAAGAGCTTGAATTCATGGTTAATCAAAAAGCGGATGATGTTGTCTCCTATCAGCTTTTGCAGCATCGACAAGAAATGGAAGAATTACAAAAACGCATTGAACAGCTAGAAATGAAAATCATGAAATCGGAACAGCAGAAGCCGAAACAGGAGGAAAACGTATACGTGTTGGATGAAAAGAGAAAGCAATCTCCAAAACCTCCGCGAAAAAGTTTGATCAGCTCCATTTTCTTTGGAGTGTAAATACCCGAGAGTTTGCTGAGTGAACGAAAAAACTCGCTCAAAAAGCTTGAACGAGTTTATTTTTTGTATTGCAAGTTTACGTGAATATCATATCGTGGCAACGCTTGCTTAAATTGATACTGAAGTTGCTGCTCCTTTTTCCTCATCTCTGCTCTTGTCATTTTATTGGAAGTATAAACAGTAATCCAAGCATTTTTTCCATTGGTCCACATAGATGCTAACCAATAGCCTTTTTCCATTCCTAGGACATTTTCTATTTGCTCTTGATCTTCATTTGTATGGAGAGGGCTGTTGGATATGTCGACTAACGGATTTTGTGTTGAATAGTCAACATTGTTATCATTGTTTTGTAGAACGTTCCCTTTTGTCATGAGTCTCATTCCATTTTGATCTTGCTCAAACGTATCGCTTTGTGAATACTGCTTTACTCCACAGCCTGAAAGCAAAAAGATCACCATACAAAAAAATAGCAACTTTTTCATGATGTAAGGCACCTCCTCTTTCTTATGGTGCCCCAGACTGTTGACAAACGCTTGCATTCTTTGTTACTTCGCCCTCTTCGAATGCTCATTACCGTACTTGGTAACTCCGCTTCTCATCGGGCTCGTGCCTCGAATGACAAGCGTTTTCATTCAGTCTGAAAAATTTCTTTTTTAATAACTGAGGCACCTCCTCTTTCTTATGGTGCCCGATTTTCTTTTTTGTTCATTCTTCAAAATGATTGGCAATAAAAAGCAGAACGTATAGCCAGGTGATCACGCTTTATTTTTCACGATACTCATCGTTTCATTCATCATCGATGTTTTTGGCTTTCCCGGTACTTCATGATGGTGTCGGCAACGTGCTTCGTACGTTTCCGCAGCACCTACAAGAATAACAGGGTCATGATAAGAGGCAGGTTTTCCATTAATTAGGCGCTGTGTACGGCTTGCTGGTGAGCCACATATGGAGCAAACCGCATGAAGCTTTGTCACGATTTCTGCAATAGCCATTAATTCTGGTACTGGTCCAAATGGTTCGCCGCGGAAATCTTGATCTAATCCAGCAGCAATTACACGATGTCCTTGATTGGCCAAAAATGAGACAACGTCGATAATGCCTTCATCAAAAAACTGAACTTCATCAATTGCAACGACTTCTGTTTCTTTTTTGACAAAATCTAAAATCTCTCTTGATGTGGAAATGGGTTTGCATGTAATGGATGTTCCATTATGAGAGACGACTTCTTCCTCACTATATCTGTTATCAATGATAGGCTTAAACACACATACTTGCTGTTTTGCCAATTGGGCTCGTCTTACTCGGCGAATGAGCTCTTCTGATTTACCCGAGAACATACTGCCACATATCATTTCAAGCCATCCCTTTTGGTTCATTATATACATGGTGACAACTCCTTTTCGGTTTTAGCTCTCTCGCTTAAATCCTTTATGTAATTGTACGAGCATCTTTCATTTTTTGGGTAAATTTCATTGGCTGTCGGCCATTTTACTTTCCATTGGGAGCAAGATGGATGGATCGTCATCTTTTACCATTCGCTTATATATTTTACTGTTTTCCAAACGATTTGCTAAATGATCCCTTTTTACGTGAAAAAAACAGGCAAGATGTAGAAGCTTGCCTGTTTTGAACCGTTTGAATATTATTTAAGGCCGTATTTTTTGTTAAATTTATCTACACGTCCAGCTGCAGTAGCAAATTTTTGACGTCCTGTATAGAATGGATGGCATTCAGAACAAATCTCAACACGCACCTCATCTTTTACAGAACCGCTTTCGAATTCATTACCGCAAGCACATTTCACCAAAACCTTTTTGTATTCTGGGTGAATGCCTGGTTTCATTCTATTCATCTCCTTTTCGCCCTGAATCATTTCGAAACAGAGTTATCTATTATAGAAACGTGATCGAAAATCACGCTTCAATGTCTGAAATACACATGATGAAATTATATCAAGCCTTTTCGTGAAATGCAAGATACCGAAAAAAATTGTTAAATCTCCTTATAAACCTTTCGTTCCTACTCCTGTTGCTTTCCATTCTTCTTTAAGCATTTCAAAAAATTCTTCATTTGACTTAGTTTGACGTAATTTCTTTAAGAACCGTTCCGCAAAATCCGGTTGGTCAGACATTGTTTTTCGAATCGCCCAAAGCATTTCTAAATGATCTTTAGGAATTAACAGCTCTTCCTTTCGAGTGCCAGAACGACGAATATCAATTGCAGGGAAAATACGCTTTTCTGCTAGCGAACGGTCAAGATGAAGCTCCATATTTCCTGTTCCTTTAAATTCTTCATAAATAACATCATCCATACGCGATCCAGTATCCACTAGTGCAGTTGCTAAAATTGTTAAGCTACCGCCTTCTTCAATATTTCGTGCAGCTCCAAAAAATCGTTTCGGTCGATGGAAGGCAGCTGGGTCAATACCGCCAGATAGAGTCCGTCCGCTTGGCGGAATGACGAGGTTATATGCCCTTGCAAGACGAGTAATGGAGTCCATCAAGATGACCACATCGCGCTTATGCTCAACTAAACGCATCGCACGCTCCAATACGAGCTCCGCTACTTTAATGTGGTTTTCTGGAACCTCATCAAACGTTGAGCTTACGACATCTCCTTTGACAGAGCGTTCAATATCCGTCACCTCTTCAGGACGTTCATCAATTAAAAGGACTATTAATTCCGCATCTGGATGGTTTGTCGTAATGCTATTTGCTATTTCTTTTAATAGCATCGTTTTTCCAGCCTTTGGTGGAGCCACAATTAAACCGCGCTGCCCGAAACCAACAGGTGCAATTAAATCCATGATTCTCGTTGATAAATTAGACGAATCTGTCTCCAATTTCATTTGCCGATCTGGATATAACGGGGTTAAAGCAGGGAAGTGAACCCTTTCTTTCGCCGATTCAGGATCGTCGCCGTTTACGGCCTCAACGTGCAGTAATCCATAATATCGTTCATTTTCTTTAGGAGGTCGAACTTTTCCTGAAACTTTATCGCCGTTTCTTAAGTCAAATCGACGAATTTGCGAAGCTGAAATATAAATATCCTCAGCACTTGGAGAATAATTGATTGGACGTAAAAAACCGAATCCTTCAGATTGAATAATTTCGAGTACACCTTCCATAAAGAGAAGGTCTTCTTGTTCGGCATTCGCTTTTAAAATCGCAAAAATTAGCTCTTTTTTTGTTAATTTACTGTAATAGGAAATTTTATATTCTCTTGCTAACTCATACAACTCTTTTAATTTCATATTTTCCAGAGTTGCAATCGAAATTTCACTCATGACCACACCACACTTTTCTCACTCTTTATTTGTTGATTGTTTTATGCGAAGAATCGTCATTTCCACCCATATTTATCTTGTCAATCAATGAAAATGGATAAATGGATAGAGAAGGAAGGAAGCAGGAAGTTTAGATAAGCAGACTTTTTCTCTTTATACTTTTTATGGACTCTTTAGTTTTACCGTATTTTATTACTTTTCGCAATATATTTTTGGTTTTTACAAATGGCTGTTTTCGTAAACTTTTTTGCTTTTCGACTGTCCATGAACCGAACAAAGCACGTGGTCGGACAAATGTAATTTTATCCGACCACCGCCTTTTGTTCGGTTCACGTCACACTAAGTGTGACATAGCAAGCGTGCCGCTTGCCTGGACAGTCGAAAAGCTGTGGTAAAGCAAAATCTTTTAGACAAAAGCCTTACAAATAAACAATTTTTGATATCATTAGTCATCCTTTTTGATAGGAGGTGAGCTGTTTTAGAGGAAAAGCGATAAACGTAAATTTCCCCTCATCCCAATGATAGAAGTTTGTTTTGAAAAAGATGTTAAACAATTCTTAAAAGTCGAAAGGCAATCGGAAGATCAAACCTCCCGCTTTTAATGAAAACTTAAGCAAAGCTTCATGGTTTAATGACAAGATTTGGCTTTTTCTTTAATGAGTGCCGTCCATCAATAAATCTCACTGTGCCAGATTTTGCACGCATAACAACAGAATGAGTGGTCCCGATTGAACCTTTAAATTGAACGCCTCTTAATAATTCCCCATCTGTTACACCAGTGGCAGCAAAAATGGCATCGTCACCTTTCACTAAGTCTTCCATTCTTAATACTTTATTCACATCAATGCCCATCTTTTTACAGCGCTCTAACTCTTGATCGTTTTGCGGAAGAAGTTTTCCTTGAATTTCCCCACCTAAACATTTTAAAGCAACAGCTGCTAAAACACCTTCTGGAGCACCTCCAGAACCGAACAAAATATCAACACCTGTATGATCAAATGCTGTATTGATAGCTCCTGCCACATCGCCGTCATTAATTAATTTAATGCGTGCTCCAGCCTCGCGTAATTGATGGATGATATGCTGATGGCGTTCACGATTTAAAACCGTTGCTACGACATCTTCAATGTCTTTATTTTTCGCTTTTGCTACCGCTTTTAAATTGTCGATAATCGGTGCTTCAATGTCAATATAGCCAACCGCCTCTGGTCCGACAGCGATTTTATCCATATACATATCCGGAGCGTGCAGCATATTTCCATGATCCGCAACGGCAATGACAGCAAGTGCATTCCAGCCACCTGATGCGACAATGTTTGTCCCTT encodes:
- a CDS encoding fructose-1,6-bisphosphatase II (product_source=KO:K02446; cath_funfam=3.30.540.10; cog=COG1494; ko=KO:K02446; pfam=PF03320; superfamily=56655; tigrfam=TIGR00330), yielding MERSLTMELVRVTEAAALASARWMGRGKKDEADGAATEAMRDVFDTVPMKGTVVIGEGEMDEAPMLYIGEKLGTGYGPRVDVAVDPLEGTNIVASGGWNALAVIAVADHGNMLHAPDMYMDKIAVGPEAVGYIDIEAPIIDNLKAVAKAKNKDIEDVVATVLNRERHQHIIHQLREAGARIKLINDGDVAGAINTAFDHTGVDILFGSGGAPEGVLAAVALKCLGGEIQGKLLPQNDQELERCKKMGIDVNKVLRMEDLVKGDDAIFAATGVTDGELLRGVQFKGSIGTTHSVVMRAKSGTVRFIDGRHSLKKKPNLVIKP
- a CDS encoding thymidine kinase (product_source=KO:K00857; cath_funfam=3.30.60.20,3.40.50.300; cog=COG1435; ko=KO:K00857; pfam=PF00265; superfamily=52540,57716), whose amino-acid sequence is MYIMNQKGWLEMICGSMFSGKSEELIRRVRRAQLAKQQVCVFKPIIDNRYSEEEVVSHNGTSITCKPISTSREILDFVKKETEVVAIDEVQFFDEGIIDVVSFLANQGHRVIAAGLDQDFRGEPFGPVPELMAIAEIVTKLHAVCSICGSPASRTQRLINGKPASYHDPVILVGAAETYEARCRHHHEVPGKPKTSMMNETMSIVKNKA
- a CDS encoding transcription termination factor Rho (product_source=KO:K03628; cath_funfam=1.10.720.10,2.40.50.140,3.40.50.300; cog=COG1158; ko=KO:K03628; pfam=PF00006,PF07497,PF07498; smart=SM00357,SM00382,SM00959; superfamily=101238,52540,68912; tigrfam=TIGR00767), whose protein sequence is MSEISIATLENMKLKELYELAREYKISYYSKLTKKELIFAILKANAEQEDLLFMEGVLEIIQSEGFGFLRPINYSPSAEDIYISASQIRRFDLRNGDKVSGKVRPPKENERYYGLLHVEAVNGDDPESAKERVHFPALTPLYPDRQMKLETDSSNLSTRIMDLIAPVGFGQRGLIVAPPKAGKTMLLKEIANSITTNHPDAELIVLLIDERPEEVTDIERSVKGDVVSSTFDEVPENHIKVAELVLERAMRLVEHKRDVVILMDSITRLARAYNLVIPPSGRTLSGGIDPAAFHRPKRFFGAARNIEEGGSLTILATALVDTGSRMDDVIYEEFKGTGNMELHLDRSLAEKRIFPAIDIRRSGTRKEELLIPKDHLEMLWAIRKTMSDQPDFAERFLKKLRQTKSNEEFFEMLKEEWKATGVGTKGL
- a CDS encoding peptide chain release factor 1 (product_source=KO:K02835; cath_funfam=1.20.58.410,3.30.160.20; cog=COG0216; ko=KO:K02835; pfam=PF00472,PF03462; smart=SM00937; superfamily=75620; tigrfam=TIGR00019), translating into MLDRLQAVEERYEKLNQLLMDPDVVNDPKKLREYSKEQSELQETVEVYREYKSVKEQIDDAKAMLEEKLDAEMREMVKEELADLQKREEELVERLKVLLLPKDPNDDKNVIMEIRGAAGGEEAALFAADLYRMYSRYAEDKGWKTEVMEANSTGTGGYKEIIFMITGKGAYSRLKYESGAHRVQRVPETESGGRIHTSTATVACLPEAEEVEVEIHEKDIRVDTFASSGPGGQSVNTTMSAVRLTHIPTGIVVSCQDEKSQIKNKEKAMKVLRARIYDKYQQEAQAEYDQTRKMAVGTGDRSERIRTYNFPQNRVTDHRIGLTIQKLDQILEGKLDEIIDALIMEDQAKKLEQAGE
- a CDS encoding chromosome-anchoring protein RacA (product_source=KO:K11686; cath_funfam=1.10.1660.10; cog=COG0789; ko=KO:K11686; pfam=PF13411; smart=SM00422; superfamily=46955,58108), which translates into the protein MNTTTAAKKIGVSPKTVQRWVKQLKLPMVRNELGHYIFAEEDIELLKDIHKQIQNGVSMKDLTVNVPMKKEHGNENLKRFSSDDTEKIWSKLQELEFMVNQKADDVVSYQLLQHRQEMEELQKRIEQLEMKIMKSEQQKPKQEENVYVLDEKRKQSPKPPRKSLISSIFFGV
- a CDS encoding large subunit ribosomal protein L31 (product_source=KO:K02909; cog=COG0254; ko=KO:K02909; pfam=PF01197; superfamily=143800; tigrfam=TIGR00105); this translates as MKPGIHPEYKKVLVKCACGNEFESGSVKDEVRVEICSECHPFYTGRQKFATAAGRVDKFNKKYGLK
- a CDS encoding hypothetical protein (product_source=Hypo-rule applied; cath_funfam=2.40.160.10; cleavage_site_network=SignalP-noTM), with the protein product MKKLLFFCMVIFLLSGCGVKQYSQSDTFEQDQNGMRLMTKGNVLQNNDNNVDYSTQNPLVDISNSPLHTNEDQEQIENVLGMEKGYWLASMWTNGKNAWITVYTSNKMTRAEMRKKEQQLQYQFKQALPRYDIHVNLQYKK